One Microvirga thermotolerans DNA window includes the following coding sequences:
- a CDS encoding putative bifunctional diguanylate cyclase/phosphodiesterase codes for MLLSRDDILAIYNSSGKSTLELLDGSAGTFAGAGEPVTAPPLPKERLVFSHSDGAVALAKRRTRRGSDPAARTGAGEAGGRRVQDPPRQDAVTGLFNRSDFLKKCGEVIAQARAAGHGFALILVGLDRFKDLNNSLGYEAGDEVLADVARSLRACLDRNDTIGRFGGDEFALLLSSMAGTRDAASMARKLLDATAMVMRRYVPGRRAGASVGVALFPDHGSEVGELVQNADIALHRAKADGRGQAQIYSPHMRTSLLARLEQLSAFQDAIEAGEIKPFYQPQMRLTDRRSYGFEALARWVQPNGEVLTPRDFETALEDPDIAILLGEHMLRSVSLHLQQWHARGMPYCKVSVNVTAPELKRGDYPEKVASLFASKGIPFSQLTVEITESVLLDDRRSNIAQTLNELRSLGVSIALDDFGTGFASLTHLKSYAVNQIKIDRSFVVHLTSSPNDRAIVRATLGLAKSLGMQTVAEGLETAAQLKCLRALGCDYGQGFLFGPAMPADQAEDYFRANRAYQKAQLHRFVLGTGTHGRTEVAALPRPSHLQKLD; via the coding sequence ATGCTGCTATCGCGCGACGACATCCTCGCCATTTATAATTCGTCAGGAAAATCGACCCTTGAGCTACTCGACGGCTCGGCCGGCACCTTTGCAGGCGCGGGCGAGCCCGTCACAGCGCCTCCGCTTCCAAAGGAGCGCCTTGTGTTCTCGCACAGCGATGGCGCGGTCGCGCTTGCCAAACGGAGGACGAGGCGAGGCTCGGACCCCGCCGCGAGAACAGGCGCCGGTGAAGCCGGTGGGCGAAGGGTCCAGGATCCGCCGCGTCAGGATGCCGTGACGGGCCTGTTCAATCGAAGCGATTTCCTGAAGAAATGCGGAGAAGTGATCGCACAGGCCCGTGCTGCGGGACACGGTTTCGCTCTGATTCTCGTAGGCCTCGACCGTTTCAAGGACCTGAACAACAGTCTCGGCTACGAGGCCGGTGACGAGGTGCTTGCCGATGTCGCCAGGAGCCTCAGAGCATGCCTGGATCGCAACGATACGATAGGCCGTTTCGGCGGCGACGAGTTCGCCCTGCTGCTGTCGAGCATGGCCGGCACACGTGATGCCGCTTCGATGGCGAGAAAGCTGTTGGACGCCACCGCCATGGTCATGAGAAGATACGTCCCGGGGCGAAGGGCCGGAGCGAGCGTGGGGGTCGCACTTTTCCCCGATCATGGCTCGGAAGTCGGTGAACTGGTGCAGAACGCCGACATAGCCCTTCACCGCGCGAAGGCTGACGGTCGCGGGCAGGCGCAGATCTATTCTCCCCACATGCGCACATCCTTGCTGGCCCGGCTGGAGCAGCTCTCCGCTTTTCAGGACGCTATCGAAGCCGGGGAGATCAAGCCGTTCTATCAGCCCCAGATGCGTCTGACGGACCGGCGCTCCTATGGCTTCGAGGCGCTGGCGCGATGGGTGCAGCCGAACGGCGAGGTCCTGACCCCACGCGATTTCGAAACTGCCCTGGAGGACCCCGACATCGCCATCCTGCTGGGGGAGCACATGCTCCGGTCGGTCAGCCTTCATCTCCAGCAGTGGCACGCGAGGGGAATGCCGTACTGCAAGGTCTCGGTGAACGTTACCGCTCCCGAACTCAAGCGCGGAGACTATCCGGAGAAGGTCGCGAGCCTCTTCGCCTCCAAGGGAATCCCCTTTTCCCAGTTGACCGTCGAAATCACGGAATCGGTCCTGCTGGACGACAGAAGGTCCAATATCGCCCAGACTCTCAACGAACTGCGCAGCCTCGGCGTCTCCATCGCCCTCGACGATTTCGGAACCGGCTTTGCCTCGCTGACTCATCTGAAGAGCTATGCCGTCAATCAGATCAAGATCGACCGGTCATTCGTGGTTCATCTCACATCCAGCCCCAACGACCGAGCCATCGTGCGGGCGACGTTGGGGCTGGCGAAAAGCCTCGGGATGCAGACCGTCGCGGAAGGGCTGGAGACCGCTGCCCAGCTGAAATGCCTCCGTGCCCTGGGCTGCGACTACGGACAGGGCTTCCTCTTCGGTCCTGCGATGCCGGCCGACCAGGCCGAAGACTACTTCAGGGCCAATCGTGCCTATCAGAAGGCGCAGCTCCATCGGTTCGTCCTGGGAACGGGAACGCACGGGCGGACGGAGGTCGCGGCTCTGCCTCGGCCCTCTCACCTGCAGAAGCTCGATTGA